One genomic window of Polyodon spathula isolate WHYD16114869_AA chromosome 8, ASM1765450v1, whole genome shotgun sequence includes the following:
- the LOC121320072 gene encoding bestrophin-3-like isoform X2, producing MRCVCVCLTLALSPQDDRTVYINTAETLFRLKMTVTYSSKVANATFFGFHRLLLRWRGSIYKLLYREFLVFVGLYTALSILYRLFLSEKQKRYFEKASLYCDKYAEQIPVTFVLGFYVTLVVNRWWNQFVNLPWPDRLMLLVSGSVQGRDEHGRLLRRTLMRYVNLTSLLIFRSVSTAVCKRFPTMDHVVEAGFMTPEERKIFENLKSPHLKYWIPVAWFVTLVNKARKEGRIQDSVDLQTIMIVVTLAVYTFFFACLIGRQFLDPNQGYAGHDLDMYIPVFTFLQFFFYAGWLKVAEQLINPFGEDDDDFEINWCIDRNLQVSLLAVDEMHMNVPRMQKDIYWNDSDVRPPYTLAAADYCIPSFLGSTIDMGLSHNVFQQQEDAEMEELKQRFQESVLGRVQRILSVQEPLDSTLHTSSFYRWNSELSSIFFPVEDNVPHARRPFFGMEERGHRLHRSGSRDGNVTLNMEYLSTLRETSSPSSPATQPSSPGFKEIPVVIVTPPDTNTDTIAGSSSSNRSAHNSIEGAGRDKGKEAARPPQSRTGARVPPENTHKISGVREHVKKSSWSVPLLKKTRKSRRFSSQHSKDSLRSLPSPKPLAWRRRLYGADYDTAAESLPTRNLSQAGLQETDLFESTSEENIDQTRD from the exons atgaggtgtgtgtgtgtttgtttaactttAG CTTTGTCCCCTCAAGATGACCGTACTGTGTACATTAACACGGCAGAAACTCTCTTTCGACTCAAGATGACCGTGACGTACTCCAGCAAGGTAGCCAATGCGACGTTCTTCGGGTTTCACAGACTGCTTTTGCGATGGAGAGGCAGCATCTATAAACTGCTGTACCGCGAGTTCCTCGTCTTTGTAGGGCTGTACACCGCGCTGAGCATCCTCTACAG attatttctttcagaaaaacaaaaacgttaCTTTGAAAAGGCGTCTCTTTACTGCGATAAATATGCTGAGCAAATCCCTGTAACGTTTGTGCTGG GTTTCTACGTGACGCTGGTGGTGAACCGCTGGTGGAACCAGTTTGTGAACCTGCCCTGGCCGGACCGGCTCATGTTACTGGTCTCGGGCAGTGTGCAGGGCAGGGACGAGCACGGCCGACTCCTGCGCAGGACCCTGATGCGCTACGTCAACCTCACCTCTCTGCTCATCTTCCGCTCTGTCAGCACGGCCGTCTGCAAGCGCTTCCCGACCATGGACCATGTGGTCGAAGCAG GGTTCATGACTCCCGAGGAGAGAAAGATTTTTGAAAACCTCAAGTCTCCCCATCTTAAATATTGGATCCCGGTGGCGTGGTTTGTGACCCTGGTGAACAAGGCGCGGAAGGAGGGGCGGATACAGGACAGCGTGGACCTGCAGACCATCATGATC GTCGTCACTCTAGCAGTGTACACCTTCTTCTTTGCCTGTCTGATAGGACGTCAGTTCTTGGACCCCAACCAAGGCTATGCAGGTCATGACCTTGACATGTACATCCCTGTCTTCACTTTCCTGCAGTTCTTCTTCTATGCAGGCTGGCTGAAG GTGGCTGAGCAGCTTATAAACCCTTTTGGAGAAGATGACGATGACTTTGAGATTAATTGGTGCATAGACAGAAACCTGCAG GTTTCCCTTCTGGCTGTGGATGAAATGCACATGAACGTGCCGAGGATGCAGAAAGATATCTACTGGAACGACTCGGATGTGCGTCCGCCGTACACTCTAGCAGCTGCCGATTACTGCATCCCATCATTCCTGGGCTCCACCAtcgacatggg ACTGTCTCACAACGTGTTCCAGCAGCAGGAGGATGCTGAGATGGAGGAGCTGAAGCAGCGGTTTCAGGAATCAGTCCTAGGCAGAGTGCAGCGGATACTCAGCGTTCAGGAGCCCCTGGACTCCACCCTGCACACATCCTCCTTCTATAGGTGGAACAGCGAGCTGTCTAGCATCTTCTTCCCCGTTGAGGACAACGTCCCCCACGCCCGCCGGCCCTTCTTCGGCATGGAGGAGCGGGGCCACAGATTGCATCGCTCTGGCTCCCGGGACGGCAACGTGACGCTGAACATGGAGTACCTGTCCACGCTGAGAGAGACGAGCAGCCCCTCCTCCCCTGCCACGCAGCCCTCCTCCCCGGGGTTCAAGGAAATCCCTGTGGTCATCGTCACCCCGcctgacacaaacacagacacaattgcTGGCTCATCGTCCAGCAACCGGAGCGCACACAACAGCATAGAGGGTGCAGGACGTGACAAGGGGAAGGAAGCAGCACGGCCACCACAGAGCAGAACAGGGGCCAGGGTGCCCCCAGAGAACACACACAAGATTTCGGGGGTGAGAGAGCACGTGAAGAAATCCTCCTGGAGCGTCCCCCTGCTCAAGAAGACAAGGAAGAGCCGGCGGTTCTCCAGTCAGCACTCGAAGGACTCTCTGCGCAGTCTGCCGAGCCCCAAGCCACTGGCGTGGAGGAGGCGTCTTTATGGGGCTGACTATGATACTGCTGCTGAGTCGCTGCCCACGAGGAACTTGAGCCAAGCTGGGCTGCAGGAAACTGATCTCTTTGAGTCAACCAGCGAAGAGAATATCGATCAGACAAGAGATTAA
- the LOC121320072 gene encoding bestrophin-3-like isoform X4, with protein sequence MLLVSGSVQGRDEHGRLLRRTLMRYVNLTSLLIFRSVSTAVCKRFPTMDHVVEAGFMTPEERKIFENLKSPHLKYWIPVAWFVTLVNKARKEGRIQDSVDLQTIMIELNKFRSWCSTLFGYDWVGIPLVYTQVVTLAVYTFFFACLIGRQFLDPNQGYAGHDLDMYIPVFTFLQFFFYAGWLKVAEQLINPFGEDDDDFEINWCIDRNLQVSLLAVDEMHMNVPRMQKDIYWNDSDVRPPYTLAAADYCIPSFLGSTIDMGLSHNVFQQQEDAEMEELKQRFQESVLGRVQRILSVQEPLDSTLHTSSFYRWNSELSSIFFPVEDNVPHARRPFFGMEERGHRLHRSGSRDGNVTLNMEYLSTLRETSSPSSPATQPSSPGFKEIPVVIVTPPDTNTDTIAGSSSSNRSAHNSIEGAGRDKGKEAARPPQSRTGARVPPENTHKISGVREHVKKSSWSVPLLKKTRKSRRFSSQHSKDSLRSLPSPKPLAWRRRLYGADYDTAAESLPTRNLSQAGLQETDLFESTSEENIDQTRD encoded by the exons ATGTTACTGGTCTCGGGCAGTGTGCAGGGCAGGGACGAGCACGGCCGACTCCTGCGCAGGACCCTGATGCGCTACGTCAACCTCACCTCTCTGCTCATCTTCCGCTCTGTCAGCACGGCCGTCTGCAAGCGCTTCCCGACCATGGACCATGTGGTCGAAGCAG GGTTCATGACTCCCGAGGAGAGAAAGATTTTTGAAAACCTCAAGTCTCCCCATCTTAAATATTGGATCCCGGTGGCGTGGTTTGTGACCCTGGTGAACAAGGCGCGGAAGGAGGGGCGGATACAGGACAGCGTGGACCTGCAGACCATCATGATC GAATTGAATAAATTTAGATCGTGGTGTTCTACCCTATTTGGTTATGACTGGGTTGGCATTCCTCTTGTATACACACAg GTCGTCACTCTAGCAGTGTACACCTTCTTCTTTGCCTGTCTGATAGGACGTCAGTTCTTGGACCCCAACCAAGGCTATGCAGGTCATGACCTTGACATGTACATCCCTGTCTTCACTTTCCTGCAGTTCTTCTTCTATGCAGGCTGGCTGAAG GTGGCTGAGCAGCTTATAAACCCTTTTGGAGAAGATGACGATGACTTTGAGATTAATTGGTGCATAGACAGAAACCTGCAG GTTTCCCTTCTGGCTGTGGATGAAATGCACATGAACGTGCCGAGGATGCAGAAAGATATCTACTGGAACGACTCGGATGTGCGTCCGCCGTACACTCTAGCAGCTGCCGATTACTGCATCCCATCATTCCTGGGCTCCACCAtcgacatggg ACTGTCTCACAACGTGTTCCAGCAGCAGGAGGATGCTGAGATGGAGGAGCTGAAGCAGCGGTTTCAGGAATCAGTCCTAGGCAGAGTGCAGCGGATACTCAGCGTTCAGGAGCCCCTGGACTCCACCCTGCACACATCCTCCTTCTATAGGTGGAACAGCGAGCTGTCTAGCATCTTCTTCCCCGTTGAGGACAACGTCCCCCACGCCCGCCGGCCCTTCTTCGGCATGGAGGAGCGGGGCCACAGATTGCATCGCTCTGGCTCCCGGGACGGCAACGTGACGCTGAACATGGAGTACCTGTCCACGCTGAGAGAGACGAGCAGCCCCTCCTCCCCTGCCACGCAGCCCTCCTCCCCGGGGTTCAAGGAAATCCCTGTGGTCATCGTCACCCCGcctgacacaaacacagacacaattgcTGGCTCATCGTCCAGCAACCGGAGCGCACACAACAGCATAGAGGGTGCAGGACGTGACAAGGGGAAGGAAGCAGCACGGCCACCACAGAGCAGAACAGGGGCCAGGGTGCCCCCAGAGAACACACACAAGATTTCGGGGGTGAGAGAGCACGTGAAGAAATCCTCCTGGAGCGTCCCCCTGCTCAAGAAGACAAGGAAGAGCCGGCGGTTCTCCAGTCAGCACTCGAAGGACTCTCTGCGCAGTCTGCCGAGCCCCAAGCCACTGGCGTGGAGGAGGCGTCTTTATGGGGCTGACTATGATACTGCTGCTGAGTCGCTGCCCACGAGGAACTTGAGCCAAGCTGGGCTGCAGGAAACTGATCTCTTTGAGTCAACCAGCGAAGAGAATATCGATCAGACAAGAGATTAA
- the LOC121320072 gene encoding bestrophin-3-like isoform X1 has product MRCVCVCLTLALSPQDDRTVYINTAETLFRLKMTVTYSSKVANATFFGFHRLLLRWRGSIYKLLYREFLVFVGLYTALSILYRLFLSEKQKRYFEKASLYCDKYAEQIPVTFVLGFYVTLVVNRWWNQFVNLPWPDRLMLLVSGSVQGRDEHGRLLRRTLMRYVNLTSLLIFRSVSTAVCKRFPTMDHVVEAGFMTPEERKIFENLKSPHLKYWIPVAWFVTLVNKARKEGRIQDSVDLQTIMIELNKFRSWCSTLFGYDWVGIPLVYTQVVTLAVYTFFFACLIGRQFLDPNQGYAGHDLDMYIPVFTFLQFFFYAGWLKVAEQLINPFGEDDDDFEINWCIDRNLQVSLLAVDEMHMNVPRMQKDIYWNDSDVRPPYTLAAADYCIPSFLGSTIDMGLSHNVFQQQEDAEMEELKQRFQESVLGRVQRILSVQEPLDSTLHTSSFYRWNSELSSIFFPVEDNVPHARRPFFGMEERGHRLHRSGSRDGNVTLNMEYLSTLRETSSPSSPATQPSSPGFKEIPVVIVTPPDTNTDTIAGSSSSNRSAHNSIEGAGRDKGKEAARPPQSRTGARVPPENTHKISGVREHVKKSSWSVPLLKKTRKSRRFSSQHSKDSLRSLPSPKPLAWRRRLYGADYDTAAESLPTRNLSQAGLQETDLFESTSEENIDQTRD; this is encoded by the exons atgaggtgtgtgtgtgtttgtttaactttAG CTTTGTCCCCTCAAGATGACCGTACTGTGTACATTAACACGGCAGAAACTCTCTTTCGACTCAAGATGACCGTGACGTACTCCAGCAAGGTAGCCAATGCGACGTTCTTCGGGTTTCACAGACTGCTTTTGCGATGGAGAGGCAGCATCTATAAACTGCTGTACCGCGAGTTCCTCGTCTTTGTAGGGCTGTACACCGCGCTGAGCATCCTCTACAG attatttctttcagaaaaacaaaaacgttaCTTTGAAAAGGCGTCTCTTTACTGCGATAAATATGCTGAGCAAATCCCTGTAACGTTTGTGCTGG GTTTCTACGTGACGCTGGTGGTGAACCGCTGGTGGAACCAGTTTGTGAACCTGCCCTGGCCGGACCGGCTCATGTTACTGGTCTCGGGCAGTGTGCAGGGCAGGGACGAGCACGGCCGACTCCTGCGCAGGACCCTGATGCGCTACGTCAACCTCACCTCTCTGCTCATCTTCCGCTCTGTCAGCACGGCCGTCTGCAAGCGCTTCCCGACCATGGACCATGTGGTCGAAGCAG GGTTCATGACTCCCGAGGAGAGAAAGATTTTTGAAAACCTCAAGTCTCCCCATCTTAAATATTGGATCCCGGTGGCGTGGTTTGTGACCCTGGTGAACAAGGCGCGGAAGGAGGGGCGGATACAGGACAGCGTGGACCTGCAGACCATCATGATC GAATTGAATAAATTTAGATCGTGGTGTTCTACCCTATTTGGTTATGACTGGGTTGGCATTCCTCTTGTATACACACAg GTCGTCACTCTAGCAGTGTACACCTTCTTCTTTGCCTGTCTGATAGGACGTCAGTTCTTGGACCCCAACCAAGGCTATGCAGGTCATGACCTTGACATGTACATCCCTGTCTTCACTTTCCTGCAGTTCTTCTTCTATGCAGGCTGGCTGAAG GTGGCTGAGCAGCTTATAAACCCTTTTGGAGAAGATGACGATGACTTTGAGATTAATTGGTGCATAGACAGAAACCTGCAG GTTTCCCTTCTGGCTGTGGATGAAATGCACATGAACGTGCCGAGGATGCAGAAAGATATCTACTGGAACGACTCGGATGTGCGTCCGCCGTACACTCTAGCAGCTGCCGATTACTGCATCCCATCATTCCTGGGCTCCACCAtcgacatggg ACTGTCTCACAACGTGTTCCAGCAGCAGGAGGATGCTGAGATGGAGGAGCTGAAGCAGCGGTTTCAGGAATCAGTCCTAGGCAGAGTGCAGCGGATACTCAGCGTTCAGGAGCCCCTGGACTCCACCCTGCACACATCCTCCTTCTATAGGTGGAACAGCGAGCTGTCTAGCATCTTCTTCCCCGTTGAGGACAACGTCCCCCACGCCCGCCGGCCCTTCTTCGGCATGGAGGAGCGGGGCCACAGATTGCATCGCTCTGGCTCCCGGGACGGCAACGTGACGCTGAACATGGAGTACCTGTCCACGCTGAGAGAGACGAGCAGCCCCTCCTCCCCTGCCACGCAGCCCTCCTCCCCGGGGTTCAAGGAAATCCCTGTGGTCATCGTCACCCCGcctgacacaaacacagacacaattgcTGGCTCATCGTCCAGCAACCGGAGCGCACACAACAGCATAGAGGGTGCAGGACGTGACAAGGGGAAGGAAGCAGCACGGCCACCACAGAGCAGAACAGGGGCCAGGGTGCCCCCAGAGAACACACACAAGATTTCGGGGGTGAGAGAGCACGTGAAGAAATCCTCCTGGAGCGTCCCCCTGCTCAAGAAGACAAGGAAGAGCCGGCGGTTCTCCAGTCAGCACTCGAAGGACTCTCTGCGCAGTCTGCCGAGCCCCAAGCCACTGGCGTGGAGGAGGCGTCTTTATGGGGCTGACTATGATACTGCTGCTGAGTCGCTGCCCACGAGGAACTTGAGCCAAGCTGGGCTGCAGGAAACTGATCTCTTTGAGTCAACCAGCGAAGAGAATATCGATCAGACAAGAGATTAA
- the LOC121320072 gene encoding bestrophin-3-like isoform X3, whose protein sequence is MTVTYSSKVANATFFGFHRLLLRWRGSIYKLLYREFLVFVGLYTALSILYRLFLSEKQKRYFEKASLYCDKYAEQIPVTFVLGFYVTLVVNRWWNQFVNLPWPDRLMLLVSGSVQGRDEHGRLLRRTLMRYVNLTSLLIFRSVSTAVCKRFPTMDHVVEAGFMTPEERKIFENLKSPHLKYWIPVAWFVTLVNKARKEGRIQDSVDLQTIMIELNKFRSWCSTLFGYDWVGIPLVYTQVVTLAVYTFFFACLIGRQFLDPNQGYAGHDLDMYIPVFTFLQFFFYAGWLKVAEQLINPFGEDDDDFEINWCIDRNLQVSLLAVDEMHMNVPRMQKDIYWNDSDVRPPYTLAAADYCIPSFLGSTIDMGLSHNVFQQQEDAEMEELKQRFQESVLGRVQRILSVQEPLDSTLHTSSFYRWNSELSSIFFPVEDNVPHARRPFFGMEERGHRLHRSGSRDGNVTLNMEYLSTLRETSSPSSPATQPSSPGFKEIPVVIVTPPDTNTDTIAGSSSSNRSAHNSIEGAGRDKGKEAARPPQSRTGARVPPENTHKISGVREHVKKSSWSVPLLKKTRKSRRFSSQHSKDSLRSLPSPKPLAWRRRLYGADYDTAAESLPTRNLSQAGLQETDLFESTSEENIDQTRD, encoded by the exons ATGACCGTGACGTACTCCAGCAAGGTAGCCAATGCGACGTTCTTCGGGTTTCACAGACTGCTTTTGCGATGGAGAGGCAGCATCTATAAACTGCTGTACCGCGAGTTCCTCGTCTTTGTAGGGCTGTACACCGCGCTGAGCATCCTCTACAG attatttctttcagaaaaacaaaaacgttaCTTTGAAAAGGCGTCTCTTTACTGCGATAAATATGCTGAGCAAATCCCTGTAACGTTTGTGCTGG GTTTCTACGTGACGCTGGTGGTGAACCGCTGGTGGAACCAGTTTGTGAACCTGCCCTGGCCGGACCGGCTCATGTTACTGGTCTCGGGCAGTGTGCAGGGCAGGGACGAGCACGGCCGACTCCTGCGCAGGACCCTGATGCGCTACGTCAACCTCACCTCTCTGCTCATCTTCCGCTCTGTCAGCACGGCCGTCTGCAAGCGCTTCCCGACCATGGACCATGTGGTCGAAGCAG GGTTCATGACTCCCGAGGAGAGAAAGATTTTTGAAAACCTCAAGTCTCCCCATCTTAAATATTGGATCCCGGTGGCGTGGTTTGTGACCCTGGTGAACAAGGCGCGGAAGGAGGGGCGGATACAGGACAGCGTGGACCTGCAGACCATCATGATC GAATTGAATAAATTTAGATCGTGGTGTTCTACCCTATTTGGTTATGACTGGGTTGGCATTCCTCTTGTATACACACAg GTCGTCACTCTAGCAGTGTACACCTTCTTCTTTGCCTGTCTGATAGGACGTCAGTTCTTGGACCCCAACCAAGGCTATGCAGGTCATGACCTTGACATGTACATCCCTGTCTTCACTTTCCTGCAGTTCTTCTTCTATGCAGGCTGGCTGAAG GTGGCTGAGCAGCTTATAAACCCTTTTGGAGAAGATGACGATGACTTTGAGATTAATTGGTGCATAGACAGAAACCTGCAG GTTTCCCTTCTGGCTGTGGATGAAATGCACATGAACGTGCCGAGGATGCAGAAAGATATCTACTGGAACGACTCGGATGTGCGTCCGCCGTACACTCTAGCAGCTGCCGATTACTGCATCCCATCATTCCTGGGCTCCACCAtcgacatggg ACTGTCTCACAACGTGTTCCAGCAGCAGGAGGATGCTGAGATGGAGGAGCTGAAGCAGCGGTTTCAGGAATCAGTCCTAGGCAGAGTGCAGCGGATACTCAGCGTTCAGGAGCCCCTGGACTCCACCCTGCACACATCCTCCTTCTATAGGTGGAACAGCGAGCTGTCTAGCATCTTCTTCCCCGTTGAGGACAACGTCCCCCACGCCCGCCGGCCCTTCTTCGGCATGGAGGAGCGGGGCCACAGATTGCATCGCTCTGGCTCCCGGGACGGCAACGTGACGCTGAACATGGAGTACCTGTCCACGCTGAGAGAGACGAGCAGCCCCTCCTCCCCTGCCACGCAGCCCTCCTCCCCGGGGTTCAAGGAAATCCCTGTGGTCATCGTCACCCCGcctgacacaaacacagacacaattgcTGGCTCATCGTCCAGCAACCGGAGCGCACACAACAGCATAGAGGGTGCAGGACGTGACAAGGGGAAGGAAGCAGCACGGCCACCACAGAGCAGAACAGGGGCCAGGGTGCCCCCAGAGAACACACACAAGATTTCGGGGGTGAGAGAGCACGTGAAGAAATCCTCCTGGAGCGTCCCCCTGCTCAAGAAGACAAGGAAGAGCCGGCGGTTCTCCAGTCAGCACTCGAAGGACTCTCTGCGCAGTCTGCCGAGCCCCAAGCCACTGGCGTGGAGGAGGCGTCTTTATGGGGCTGACTATGATACTGCTGCTGAGTCGCTGCCCACGAGGAACTTGAGCCAAGCTGGGCTGCAGGAAACTGATCTCTTTGAGTCAACCAGCGAAGAGAATATCGATCAGACAAGAGATTAA